DNA from Tripterygium wilfordii isolate XIE 37 chromosome 4, ASM1340144v1, whole genome shotgun sequence:
AGTCTGAATTTGTTGACAACCGCTAGCAAGATAACCCATAGTAGAGTCGCTCAACTTGCACAAGTTAACGAGGTCCAATGCACGtaattttgaacaattttcagCAATCGCTAGTACAGAAGAATCAGTTAATTTCCTACaccaaatttaaaagaaaatataagaTAGCTAAAGGAGCAAAAGTCAAGTAAGATATACCTTTTAACGTACTGTCAAAGTTATCCTTGATGGGAGAAATTTATTCAAATGACGGAGAGAATTATGTCAAAGGAACTTACGTGCAATCGGCTAACACAAGCTCCTTCAAATTATGACCACATGCTATGACATATTCCCTGACAAAATCATCACAAACAGTGTGAATGCCTCCTACAGACAAGACTTCCAAATGTTGTAGCTTCTTCAGTCCAGGCAAAATGAGCATAGCATCAATACTTAGGCAATCGTTAATATACAGTTCACAAATAGTTGATCCCAAGGAGTTTGCTAAAGTGTCAATACTAGTTGACGTAAGAAGGGAGCATTGATTGAGGTTTATAGATCTTAGTGCAGGAGCAGAAGAAACAATGACTCCAAGCCCAACATCAGAAAGACGGCATGCACCACTAATAGACAATCTAGTGAGTGCAGGCAAGTTCTTTGATGACCGAGCTAAGGTAGCATGCAGTATATAATCCGGTAGACAGCGTCCACACTGGTCAAGTTGTAGAACCTAGTTTCACAAAACAGTAAAATATGATCATCCAAAATGCTTTCCAGCGGAGAAAGGAAGCAGTCATATAATAACCAATCAATCAAATCTAGTAAACATGCTTGCTTGCAACAAAACCAAACTGAGGTCAATTTCAATTGAATATGTAACTTCAAACTAACAAATCTCTTAAACCATAAACTATAAACTGAGGTAAATTTCAATTGAAATCTATCACTGGTAAGAGATTATTGTTTACTGGTAAGAGATAGTTAAAAGAAAGTGACTGTCAAACTTGAGTTATAGCTTCAATGAAGGAACATACAGTCAAGCTGCTCATGTCACAAGCTTCAAAACATCTTGTGAATTCTTCCTCCGTTAGCCACGAGCAATCCCTTAGACGGATCTCCATAGGAGATCCACGAACAAGAAGGTCAAGAAAATGGCAGTTCATTTTCCGAGAATCACAGAGCATCTGACTAATCTTGTGTCTTAATGCATCTGGGACACAATCAAGCGAAGTAATTGCATCAGCATTCTTTACAAGTATCTTTAAGGACAATTCTTTCAGTGAAGGGACCACAACTTTCTTGCAGCTACGCTGTCTATTTTTAGGATTCCAAATCACTGGCACGgattttttattgtttgatgAGGAGTTTCCCTGCTGCACATTCATCTTCTCCGCCCTATCCCTAATAATCTTCATAGCAGTGGAGAAGGGACCAGGCCAGTCTTCAGTTTCCATCTCCATTTCCACAGCTGGTACTTCCCTTTCCACTTGGGCAGGTGGAAGGCTCACATCCTCATTCTGAGGATCAAAATATGCAAAACGAGAAGCATTCCGTCGGGCTACGTTACGGAATTGCTCTGTCCTTGATTGATATACCTCCACATCCGTCTCACCAACCTGTCTTCCATCGTTTGAACCACCAATATCGATGGAACTCACATCCTTGCATTCCAAACCTCCCAGGCCCCTCTCACTAACCTGATTTACATCTCTTAAACCACCGATATCAACTGAAACCATATCCTTGGATTCCAAACCTAATTTGACAGaaccattatcatcatcatcatctttcgGCAACGAAGCAATATCGTCCAATTTCCTTTTCCCTTTCTCTTTTTTGCTATACCTCCTTCTGCTATTCACAGCACCACTCTTCCTAGCACTTTGTGTTGCCTCCAATCTCGCATCCATAACAGTACCTTCATTATCCTCGCTCAATACTCTATCCGCCTCGGAAACTTCTAATCTACCCAAAACTTTTTCACAATCCCTTCCTTCTAAACTGAAATCAAtaccttctccttctccttgatTCTCACCATCACTTCCCACACTTCTCTTAGCAACTCTTTTCCCTGATCGTAAACTCAAAAAACTCGATTGCACTTCACCCTCCGGAATTTTCCTCTTCCCCTTATCTGCAACTCGGACCTCCCCTGAAGAACCCGCAATTTGCTCCCCAGTCCCTTCCTTCTCTTCCGTAACCCTAACTTGCTTCCCTCTCCTCCGGTTACGGCTCCCACGGGTCGTACTTGGACCAGGACTTTGATTGGAAACCGACTTCGAATGGAGACGAAGGCTCCGCCTGACAGGAAGTGCATCGGAGTCCAACTCGGGAGGGGACTGATGGACGGTGGAGGGTTCATTGGGTCGGGTCGGCGTAGCGGGTTCGATGGTTGGCGGAATCTTGCGAGATCGAAGGATCGTCATGAGAGAGATGGCGGGAAGTCGAAACGATGACCGTGAGAgcgtgaagagagagatgggttAAAGAGGGCGTCGATTCGGCTCCTATCAGATGTGGTAGTGACTATTTAGGGTTTACGAGGAAAACTTCTCTAGCACGCCGTCCTAATTTTCCCGCCATAGTAACGGGCAATTCCGCGTGTCTCCTGCTCCCGTCAACCCTATCTccacctgaaaaaaaaaaggtataaaaCGTAGTCGTTTCGTGCAGGGCATAGTTGGACTGGATTTCAATCTGTTGGCCCAACTCAGTTTTGTTGGGAAATCGGGCCCAACAATGATTGTGAACATTCATCTGGGCTATCATAAAATTATTAGCTCTCTGCGTCGTGTCAAAATACCGAAAGAGACAAAACGTCATAAAAGTCCAAGACTTGGGGCCCACAGCTTTTTATTCCTTATTatcatcttttttctttaaataattCTGATAAACAGCTCCAAAGGCACTTTTTCAACCCTTTTTCtacttttttaaatatttaattgataAGCTTTTGGATGCAGGCCatttaattaattcatttatctgtggaaaattaaataattaaatactaaCATGTGAAACTGAAGTGATATTTTAGGTTGACGAAATTAGGTACAAGCCATCTGGTTTGCGTAgaacattaattaataattattagtAGGCAAAGTGGCAAACTAGCCGACCATATCATCCATGATCCAACTAACAAAAACACAGATGAGTACATGACAAACGTTAAGCAAGTGAGAAAAGAAAGGCAACATATGTACAATGTATATAGTAAATCCTAAGCAAATCATTGAGTCCAAACACTCGAGCCATTAATTGGAATGGTAAATATGTGTGTATTTGATGcgggaatcccacatcggttatgGATGGAATATTCGTCTAGCTTATAAATCTGGACAAACCTAACATTGATAAGTTTGTTTTCCAATGATTAGTTAGGCCCATTCGGGAATGTGGTCCTTAGATAGTGTTTCTTATTAAGGATGACAATGGGTCGGATATCCTTCCAATTagtaaataccaaaaccgtttatATTTAACGTACTCAATACCAAACtcgtttaaaaaaccatttaaattttcaaaaccggaATCGTTCCATAACCTTttatcatcgggtacccgtttaccatttaacttgtaattttttttattttctataaatgtataattcaatttttaaaaaaataatctgACTTATAATGTTGTTATAGTTTGAATGTTTTCtgttatattgttttatttaatatgctttatcatgttaaataacatcctaataatatacctttatatagatgatttataaagttattactataattcattttttttaaattaaacaaTTCGGACACTCTAAACCCGACataaaaaaccaaacccgatcCTAAACcgtaacgggtttgaaaatcaaaaccgtttccaaatcctctaggatcggttttcgggttttaaatggattGCGTATCGTATGAATAATATTCGGATCGATTTTTTTTACCATCcctatttcttatttttgtttataaaaaaaatattattagttttatagaacattaaaaaaagattaaaataaaTAGTTTTTCTACCTTTTCCGTTCTTACCCAAGGTCCCAAAGAGGAAAT
Protein-coding regions in this window:
- the LOC119997958 gene encoding uncharacterized protein LOC119997958, which codes for MTILRSRKIPPTIEPATPTRPNEPSTVHQSPPELDSDALPVRRSLRLHSKSVSNQSPGPSTTRGSRNRRRGKQVRVTEEKEGTGEQIAGSSGEVRVADKGKRKIPEGEVQSSFLSLRSGKRVAKRSVGSDGENQGEGEGIDFSLEGRDCEKVLGRLEVSEADRVLSEDNEGTVMDARLEATQSARKSGAVNSRRRYSKKEKGKRKLDDIASLPKDDDDDNGSVKLGLESKDMVSVDIGGLRDVNQVSERGLGGLECKDVSSIDIGGSNDGRQVGETDVEVYQSRTEQFRNVARRNASRFAYFDPQNEDVSLPPAQVEREVPAVEMEMETEDWPGPFSTAMKIIRDRAEKMNVQQGNSSSNNKKSVPVIWNPKNRQRSCKKVVVPSLKELSLKILVKNADAITSLDCVPDALRHKISQMLCDSRKMNCHFLDLLVRGSPMEIRLRDCSWLTEEEFTRCFEACDMSSLTVLQLDQCGRCLPDYILHATLARSSKNLPALTRLSISGACRLSDVGLGVIVSSAPALRSINLNQCSLLTSTSIDTLANSLGSTICELYINDCLSIDAMLILPGLKKLQHLEVLSVGGIHTVCDDFVREYVIACGHNLKELVLADCTKLTDSSVLAIAENCSKLRALDLVNLCKLSDSTMGYLASGCQQIQTLVLCRNGFSDEAVAAFLETAGEHLEELSLNSVRKVGHNTALSLARCSRKLQNLDLSFCRNFTSEAVGLIVDSCLSLRVLKLFGCTQITNVFLDGHSNPDVEIIGLKMSSVLDHVKVPDPEEGPLHYSSVLCAL